Proteins encoded in a region of the Bacillus methanolicus genome:
- a CDS encoding LAGLIDADG family homing endonuclease: protein MEEMERKKIKRTLEIDEIIKLYLEGSSTTEIAKLSNVSPRYIRMILSDYKIGKRSFGNWKRRYKLNEDYFKTWSKNMAYILGFFIADGFISNDLQTIGFAQKEKYILEQIRNELGSNQPIFQNKQTGVYMLNLNSKIMKKDLMEIDGNTWYYTK from the coding sequence ATGGAGGAGATGGAAAGAAAAAAAATAAAAAGAACGTTAGAGATAGACGAAATCATAAAACTTTATCTTGAAGGTAGTAGTACCACTGAAATCGCAAAGCTTTCTAATGTATCTCCAAGATATATTAGAATGATTTTATCTGATTACAAAATTGGAAAAAGATCATTTGGGAATTGGAAGCGTCGGTATAAGTTAAATGAAGATTATTTCAAGACTTGGTCAAAAAATATGGCTTACATCCTAGGTTTTTTTATTGCGGACGGTTTTATCTCCAATGATCTTCAAACGATCGGATTCGCTCAAAAAGAAAAATATATTTTAGAACAAATCAGGAACGAATTGGGGTCTAATCAACCAATTTTTCAAAATAAGCAAACCGGCGTTTATATGCTAAATCTTAATAGCAAAATTATGAAAAAGGATTTGATGGAAATAGATGGAAATACATGGTATTACACCAAATAA
- the parC gene encoding DNA topoisomerase IV subunit A: MSTVEKFRDLPLEDVLGDRFGRYSKYIIQERALPDARDGLKPVQRRILYAMHVDGNTHDKGFRKSAKTVGNVIGNYHPHGDTSVYDAMVRMSQEWKLRNLLIEMHGNNGSIDGDPPAAMRYTEARLSAISAELLKDIDKQTVDFIPNFDDTSKEPTVLPAMFPNLLVNGSTGISAGYATDIPPHHLEEVIDGVIMRMENPDCTVQDLMTVIKGPDFPTGGIIQGVEGIQKAYETGKGKIIVRGKAEIENIRGGRQQIVITEIPYDVNKANLVKKIDEFRIDRKVEGIAEVRDETDRTGLRIVIELKKDADAEGVLNYLYKNSDLQIPYNFNMVAIHKKRPKLMGIRELLDAYIEHQKEVVTRRSKYDLQKAKERQHIVEGLMKALSILDEVIAVIRASKDKRDAKDNLIAKFEFTEPQAEAIVSLQLYRLTNTDITALKKEAEELAKKIEELTAILESDKKLSSVIKKELKEVKKRFKDERRTKIEEKIEEIKINLDVLVANEDVIVTVTKEGYVKRTSQRSYAASNGQDLAMKDSDRLLAQLFMNTTDVLLMFTNKGNYLYCPVHELPDIRWKDLGQHIANLIQIDRDEEIIRAIPIKDFESDSYLLFVTKNGMVKKTELKHYKAQRYSRPLVAINLKEDDHVIDVHLTDGSKEIFLATHFGYALRFHEEEVNIVGVRAAGVKGINLKESDFVAAGKVIEQPLEEEVVIATQRGAVKKMKLTEFEPGSRAKRGVVMLRELKSNPHRVIGAEIVKNDDNIIVQTEKGHLENINISTLRNSDRYSNGTFLFDVTETGNAKVLWKAETMTLQEETSDKNSQ; this comes from the coding sequence ATGAGTACGGTTGAAAAATTTCGTGACTTGCCACTTGAAGATGTGCTAGGTGACCGATTTGGGCGATACAGCAAATACATTATTCAAGAACGGGCCCTTCCGGATGCAAGAGACGGTTTAAAACCTGTTCAGCGGCGCATCCTGTATGCGATGCACGTTGACGGAAATACGCACGATAAAGGGTTTCGGAAATCAGCCAAAACCGTTGGGAACGTAATCGGAAATTATCATCCCCACGGTGATACATCTGTTTATGATGCGATGGTTCGTATGAGCCAGGAGTGGAAGCTTCGGAATCTCTTGATTGAAATGCATGGAAACAATGGAAGCATTGACGGCGATCCGCCGGCTGCCATGCGTTATACAGAGGCAAGGCTGTCAGCCATTTCTGCTGAACTTTTAAAGGATATTGACAAACAAACGGTTGACTTTATCCCAAATTTTGATGATACATCAAAGGAACCGACCGTTCTTCCGGCGATGTTTCCGAATCTTTTAGTCAATGGCTCTACAGGAATTTCCGCCGGTTATGCGACCGATATTCCGCCTCACCACCTGGAAGAAGTGATTGACGGGGTTATTATGAGAATGGAAAATCCTGATTGTACCGTCCAGGACTTGATGACGGTTATTAAAGGTCCTGATTTTCCGACAGGCGGAATTATTCAAGGTGTTGAAGGAATCCAAAAAGCATATGAAACCGGGAAAGGGAAAATCATTGTCCGCGGCAAAGCGGAAATTGAAAATATCCGCGGTGGAAGACAGCAAATTGTGATTACCGAAATTCCTTATGATGTGAATAAAGCCAATCTTGTAAAAAAGATCGATGAATTCCGCATAGATCGAAAAGTTGAAGGAATAGCGGAAGTTCGGGATGAAACGGATCGGACAGGCTTGCGGATTGTGATTGAACTGAAAAAAGATGCCGATGCAGAAGGCGTTCTGAATTACCTTTATAAAAACAGCGATTTGCAAATTCCATATAATTTCAATATGGTTGCCATACATAAAAAAAGGCCGAAGCTTATGGGAATTCGGGAGCTCCTTGATGCATACATTGAGCATCAAAAAGAAGTTGTAACGCGGAGATCAAAATATGATTTGCAAAAAGCAAAGGAACGGCAGCATATTGTCGAAGGTTTAATGAAGGCATTATCCATCCTCGATGAGGTAATCGCCGTTATCCGTGCATCAAAAGATAAACGCGATGCCAAAGATAACCTAATAGCAAAATTTGAATTTACGGAGCCTCAGGCTGAAGCGATCGTTTCCTTGCAGCTCTATCGGTTAACAAATACGGATATTACAGCATTGAAAAAAGAAGCAGAAGAATTGGCAAAGAAAATTGAAGAGTTAACAGCAATCCTTGAAAGTGATAAAAAACTTTCTTCCGTCATTAAAAAAGAATTAAAAGAAGTGAAAAAGCGTTTCAAAGATGAACGCCGCACAAAAATCGAGGAAAAAATTGAAGAAATCAAAATTAATTTAGATGTCCTCGTTGCCAATGAGGATGTTATCGTAACCGTAACAAAGGAAGGCTATGTAAAACGGACAAGCCAGCGTTCCTATGCAGCGTCGAATGGCCAAGACCTGGCTATGAAAGATTCTGACCGTCTACTTGCCCAGTTATTCATGAATACAACTGACGTTCTGCTCATGTTTACGAATAAAGGCAACTATTTGTATTGTCCTGTACATGAACTTCCTGATATTCGCTGGAAAGACCTTGGGCAGCATATTGCAAATCTCATCCAAATTGATCGGGATGAAGAAATTATCCGGGCAATTCCTATTAAAGATTTTGAATCGGATTCTTATCTGTTATTTGTAACGAAAAACGGGATGGTTAAGAAAACGGAATTAAAGCATTACAAAGCCCAGCGTTATTCAAGACCGCTGGTAGCCATAAATTTAAAAGAAGATGACCATGTCATTGATGTTCATTTAACAGACGGCAGTAAAGAAATTTTCTTAGCGACCCATTTTGGGTATGCCCTGCGCTTTCATGAGGAAGAAGTCAATATAGTCGGTGTACGGGCAGCCGGTGTGAAAGGAATCAATTTAAAAGAAAGCGATTTCGTTGCCGCCGGAAAAGTAATCGAACAGCCATTAGAGGAAGAAGTCGTCATTGCAACTCAGCGAGGCGCAGTCAAGAAAATGAAATTGACCGAATTTGAACCGGGATCACGTGCAAAACGTGGGGTAGTTATGCTTCGAGAGTTAAAATCAAACCCTCACCGAGTAATCGGTGCAGAAATCGTCAAAAATGATGACAATATTATCGTGCAAACGGAAAAAGGTCATCTTGAAAACATAAATATTTCAACTTTACGAAACAGTGACCGTTATTCAAATGGAACTTTCCTTTTTGATGTGACGGAAACCGGAAATGCGAAAGTTCTTTGGAAAGCCGAGACAATGACTTTGCAGGAAGAAACTTCTGATAAAAATTCACAATAA
- the parE gene encoding DNA topoisomerase IV subunit B produces the protein MYVSRNQHAFDYNDDAIQVLEGLEAVRKRPGMYIGSTDARGLHHLVYEIVDNAVDEALAGYGDHIIVKIHKDNSISVVDKGRGMPTGMHKLGKPTPEVILTVLHAGGKFGQGGYKTSGGLHGVGASVVNALSEWLEVTIKRDGFVYKQRFENGGKPVTTLEKIGKTNQTGTTIHFKPDPNIFSTTTFNYETLCERLRESAFLLKGLKIEIIDERNGFLDVFHYETGIKAFVEYLNEEKDVLHPVVSFEGEQNGIEVEFAFQFNDGYSENVLSFVNNVRTKDGGTHEAGSKTAMTRVFNEYARKVGLLKEKDKNLDGADIREGLSAIISVRIPENLLQFEGQTKGKLGTSEARSAVDAVVSEHLSYFLEENPDISSLLIKKAIKAYQAREAARKAREEARSGKKRKRSEAMLSGKLTPAQSRNPQKNELYLVEGDSAGGSAKQGRDRRFQAVLPLRGKVINTEKAKLQDIFKNEEINTIIHAIGAGVGADFNLEDVNYDKIVIMTDADTDGAHIQVLLLTFFYRYMKPLVEAGKVFIALPPLYKVSKGTGKKEVIEYAWSDEELKDAIKKVGKGYMIQRYKGLGEMNADQLWETTMNPETRTLIRVRIDDAARAERRVTTLMGDKVEPRRKWIENNVAFGLDDDENILENENISVAEEVAE, from the coding sequence ATGTACGTGTCAAGAAATCAGCATGCTTTTGATTACAACGATGATGCCATACAAGTACTGGAAGGCTTAGAGGCTGTTCGAAAAAGGCCGGGTATGTACATTGGAAGCACAGATGCCCGCGGTCTTCATCACTTAGTATATGAAATCGTGGATAATGCAGTCGATGAAGCACTTGCCGGTTATGGCGATCATATCATCGTGAAAATACATAAAGATAACTCGATCAGTGTTGTTGATAAGGGGAGGGGTATGCCGACCGGGATGCATAAACTGGGCAAGCCTACCCCAGAAGTAATATTAACTGTTCTTCATGCGGGCGGTAAATTTGGTCAGGGCGGATACAAGACGAGCGGCGGGCTGCACGGTGTCGGTGCATCTGTTGTAAATGCCTTGTCTGAATGGCTTGAAGTGACTATAAAAAGAGACGGTTTTGTCTACAAACAGCGATTTGAAAATGGCGGTAAACCTGTCACCACTTTGGAGAAAATCGGAAAAACAAACCAGACGGGAACGACTATCCACTTTAAGCCGGATCCCAATATTTTTTCTACGACAACATTCAACTATGAAACCTTGTGCGAGCGGCTGCGCGAATCTGCTTTCTTATTGAAGGGTTTAAAGATCGAAATCATAGATGAACGAAATGGTTTTCTGGATGTGTTCCACTATGAGACCGGGATTAAGGCATTTGTTGAATACTTGAATGAAGAAAAAGATGTCCTTCATCCTGTTGTCAGTTTTGAAGGGGAACAAAATGGGATTGAAGTAGAATTTGCTTTTCAATTTAATGACGGCTACTCTGAAAATGTGCTTTCATTCGTTAACAATGTTCGTACAAAAGATGGAGGAACCCATGAAGCAGGTTCAAAAACTGCCATGACACGTGTTTTCAATGAGTATGCACGCAAAGTTGGTTTGTTAAAAGAAAAAGACAAAAACCTTGATGGAGCTGATATTCGCGAGGGATTGTCTGCAATCATTTCCGTTCGGATACCGGAAAATCTTTTGCAGTTTGAAGGGCAAACAAAAGGAAAGCTGGGAACGAGTGAAGCACGCTCTGCTGTTGATGCGGTAGTTTCCGAACATCTTTCCTATTTCCTTGAAGAAAATCCGGATATCAGTTCTCTGTTAATTAAAAAAGCAATTAAAGCTTATCAAGCAAGAGAGGCTGCACGAAAAGCTAGGGAAGAAGCACGGAGCGGAAAAAAACGCAAGCGCTCCGAAGCGATGCTTTCCGGTAAACTAACCCCGGCGCAATCAAGGAATCCGCAAAAAAATGAATTGTATCTTGTTGAGGGCGATTCCGCGGGTGGATCTGCCAAGCAAGGGCGGGACCGCCGTTTTCAGGCTGTCCTTCCGCTAAGGGGTAAGGTTATTAATACGGAAAAAGCAAAACTTCAAGATATCTTCAAAAATGAAGAAATTAATACAATCATTCATGCGATCGGAGCAGGTGTAGGAGCCGATTTTAATCTTGAAGATGTAAATTATGATAAAATCGTGATCATGACTGACGCAGATACAGATGGTGCCCATATCCAAGTGCTTCTCCTTACTTTCTTCTACCGGTATATGAAGCCGCTTGTTGAAGCCGGCAAGGTGTTCATTGCCCTCCCGCCATTATATAAAGTGAGCAAAGGAACCGGAAAAAAAGAAGTGATCGAATATGCATGGAGTGATGAAGAACTAAAAGACGCAATCAAAAAAGTCGGGAAAGGCTATATGATTCAGCGCTATAAAGGTTTAGGAGAAATGAATGCCGACCAGCTGTGGGAAACAACAATGAATCCGGAAACACGTACGCTAATACGTGTCCGGATCGACGATGCTGCGCGTGCAGAACGCAGGGTCACGACCTTAATGGGCGACAAAGTTGAACCACGGAGAAAATGGATTGAAAACAACGTTGCTTTCGGCCTTGATGATGATGAGAACATTTTAGAAAACGAGAATATTTCAGTGGCAGAGGAGGTTGCTGAATAA
- a CDS encoding CoA-binding protein, whose protein sequence is MQIENPSREEIRDILKKAKRIAVVGLSDNPERTSYMVAEAMKNAGYEIIPVNPNIDEVFGIKAVPSLKDIEGHVDIVDVFRRPEYLPEIAKEFTEIDADVFWAQLGVVNEEAYKFLKEKGYTVIMDRCIKVEHALTK, encoded by the coding sequence ATGCAGATTGAAAATCCAAGCAGAGAAGAAATAAGGGATATTTTGAAAAAAGCAAAACGAATAGCAGTAGTGGGATTAAGCGATAATCCTGAACGAACATCTTATATGGTTGCAGAAGCGATGAAAAATGCCGGTTATGAAATCATACCGGTCAATCCGAATATAGATGAAGTGTTCGGTATCAAAGCCGTACCTTCTTTAAAAGATATCGAGGGACATGTTGATATTGTTGACGTTTTTCGGCGTCCTGAATATTTGCCGGAAATTGCAAAGGAATTTACTGAAATTGACGCAGATGTGTTCTGGGCACAGTTAGGCGTGGTAAATGAAGAGGCATACAAATTTTTAAAAGAAAAGGGATATACAGTTATCATGGATCGCTGCATCAAAGTAGAGCATGCGTTGACAAAATAA
- a CDS encoding glycosyl hydrolase family 18 protein → MARVEYERQKTVPKKWILAGLFLAFFLIVSSILLIFYPFASPVKEEYFIGKNPIIFEGKQAGNALIEKNSIYIPLSLLKKIDESIAYDEKSNSVIITTADKVVQMPSESLTYFINQKPVKLNLSPIKTNKGEHYLSLDTILPFYPLQYRILNESGAIWIQKDGETIKKGTITNEDVHTEKLRLRTEPNLQSPYTAETKLNEPVFIEQEKEDYYFVRKETGEAGYIRKDLVKEKETFTITIKREQKEAVLPKINGPVQLTWEAVYEKNPDTNRIPPMPGVNVVSPTWFELASETGSVKNLGSLDYVKWAKKRKYQVWGLFSNAFDPNLTKAAFKDYETRQNIIRQLLHYSKMYQLDGINLDIENVYEEDGPLVTQFVREAVPFFHEAGLIVSMDITFIAGGNWSAFYERDKLADLVDYLIVMAYDEHWATSTEAGSVASLPWVEENLKKLLEIVPNEKLILGVPLYTRLWKEQHLDNGMTKLTSKALSMDKVKEWLDANKVQPKYDPSTGQNYAEYYSVKENATYKIWLEDELSLKKRSELARKYQLAGVASWSRFFANEKAWSALNINQQTNVTKK, encoded by the coding sequence TTGGCTAGAGTTGAATATGAAAGACAAAAAACAGTTCCGAAGAAATGGATTTTGGCAGGATTATTTCTGGCATTCTTTCTGATTGTTTCAAGCATTCTACTAATCTTTTATCCTTTTGCTTCACCGGTCAAAGAAGAATATTTCATCGGAAAGAATCCGATTATTTTTGAAGGAAAACAGGCCGGGAATGCTTTGATCGAAAAAAACAGCATTTATATACCGCTTTCCCTATTAAAAAAGATAGATGAATCGATTGCGTATGATGAAAAATCAAACTCAGTGATCATCACAACAGCGGATAAAGTCGTTCAAATGCCCTCTGAATCTTTGACGTATTTTATCAATCAAAAGCCTGTCAAACTCAATTTGTCTCCAATTAAAACGAATAAAGGAGAACATTATTTGTCGCTTGATACGATTTTGCCTTTCTATCCGCTGCAATACCGGATTCTCAATGAAAGCGGGGCGATTTGGATCCAAAAGGATGGAGAAACAATAAAAAAAGGAACCATCACAAACGAAGATGTACATACTGAAAAACTCCGCCTCAGAACGGAACCAAATCTCCAAAGCCCGTATACTGCTGAGACAAAATTGAATGAACCTGTCTTTATCGAACAAGAAAAAGAAGACTACTATTTTGTTCGGAAAGAAACAGGAGAAGCGGGCTATATTCGTAAAGACTTAGTCAAGGAAAAAGAAACATTCACAATCACTATAAAGAGGGAACAAAAAGAAGCAGTATTGCCAAAAATAAATGGTCCTGTTCAATTAACATGGGAAGCTGTTTATGAAAAAAATCCTGACACAAATCGAATTCCGCCTATGCCCGGCGTAAATGTCGTCTCTCCAACTTGGTTTGAGCTTGCTTCTGAAACCGGATCAGTAAAGAATCTCGGCTCTCTTGATTACGTCAAATGGGCAAAAAAACGAAAATATCAAGTGTGGGGACTATTTTCAAATGCCTTTGATCCAAACCTTACAAAAGCAGCTTTTAAAGACTATGAAACAAGGCAAAACATCATTCGTCAGCTTCTTCATTACAGCAAAATGTATCAATTAGACGGAATCAATCTTGATATAGAAAATGTATATGAAGAAGACGGACCACTTGTAACTCAATTTGTCAGGGAAGCAGTTCCATTTTTTCATGAAGCAGGATTAATCGTTTCAATGGATATTACGTTTATCGCCGGCGGAAACTGGTCTGCCTTTTATGAAAGAGACAAACTGGCAGATCTTGTCGACTATTTAATCGTAATGGCATATGATGAGCATTGGGCAACTTCTACTGAAGCAGGTAGTGTTGCAAGCCTTCCGTGGGTAGAGGAAAATCTTAAGAAGTTATTGGAGATTGTTCCAAACGAAAAATTAATCCTTGGAGTGCCATTATATACAAGACTCTGGAAAGAACAGCACCTTGATAACGGCATGACAAAGCTTACCTCCAAAGCTTTATCAATGGATAAAGTGAAAGAATGGCTTGATGCGAATAAAGTGCAGCCAAAATATGATCCATCCACAGGTCAAAATTATGCGGAATATTATTCAGTAAAAGAAAACGCAACGTATAAAATTTGGCTCGAAGATGAACTTTCTCTAAAAAAGCGATCAGAACTAGCCAGAAAATATCAATTGGCCGGAGTAGCAAGCTGGTCCAGATTTTTTGCTAATGAGAAAGCATGGTCAGCATTAAATATTAATCAACAGACCAATGTTACAAAAAAGTAA
- the plsY gene encoding glycerol-3-phosphate 1-O-acyltransferase PlsY has protein sequence MAVYGLIVILAYLLGSIPSGLIVGKVFYGVDIREHGSGNLGGTNTFRTLGVKAGLAVTLADILKGTLAASLPYFFDSDFHALAAGVFAVIGHMYPVFAGFRGGKAVATSGGVLLCYAPIMFLIVLAAFFISLFTTKYVSLSSMLAAVTAIIYSFIDGDIPLIIVVLIISSFVIYRHRANIKRILNKTEPKVKLFSKRD, from the coding sequence ATGGCAGTTTATGGACTCATTGTTATTCTCGCTTATTTGCTAGGATCCATTCCTTCAGGATTGATTGTTGGAAAGGTTTTTTACGGAGTCGATATTCGGGAGCATGGGAGCGGAAATCTCGGGGGAACGAACACATTTCGCACACTGGGGGTTAAAGCGGGACTTGCAGTTACTCTTGCAGATATTTTAAAAGGCACATTAGCAGCATCCCTGCCTTATTTTTTTGATTCAGACTTTCATGCGCTGGCTGCTGGTGTATTTGCCGTAATTGGCCATATGTATCCTGTTTTTGCAGGCTTTAGAGGCGGGAAAGCAGTTGCTACGTCCGGCGGGGTTCTCTTATGTTATGCACCAATTATGTTTTTAATCGTTTTAGCGGCCTTTTTCATCAGCTTATTCACTACAAAATACGTTTCCCTTTCTTCTATGTTAGCAGCCGTTACAGCGATCATTTATTCTTTCATAGACGGGGACATTCCCCTCATCATTGTTGTGTTGATTATATCTTCATTTGTCATTTACCGCCACCGGGCAAATATTAAACGAATATTGAACAAAACCGAACCAAAAGTAAAATTGTTTTCAAAAAGGGATTGA
- a CDS encoding ATP-binding protein: protein MTLNNNLLKNLPFPYFVIDRNFKILFQSNKALEEFSYEKNFLALADEPSRKKLNDFLFDTNDSPYLNICMLKKNLKAFSVRVYKLRSGEEFHLFCFPFELDSDDRLQVDPLCPKNENEKNIHVIKEVLPNNDNLASIGKLAAGIVHEIRNPLTAVKGFIQLLKPYLTEIGKEYYADVALEEINRTNEIIFEFLNNAKPNERMKRPAHLNKIIKDVVILYKSEAILRNIKITVEYDEKDTVLQLEEKQLKHILTNILNNAIEALNDREDGVQGFIHIAAKSFEDHAVIAIEDNGCGMSKETQERLFLPFYSTKENGTGIGMPLCKKIIEENGGHIEISSTVNTGTTIKVLLPVFQEAKLTSIV from the coding sequence ATGACATTAAATAATAACCTGTTGAAAAATTTGCCGTTTCCGTATTTTGTAATCGACCGGAACTTCAAGATTCTTTTTCAGTCAAACAAAGCCCTTGAAGAATTTTCTTATGAAAAAAATTTTCTTGCACTTGCCGACGAACCCTCACGAAAGAAATTAAACGATTTCTTATTTGACACCAATGACTCTCCTTACTTAAACATTTGTATGTTAAAGAAAAATTTGAAAGCATTTTCAGTACGCGTATATAAATTACGATCAGGCGAAGAATTCCATTTATTTTGCTTTCCTTTTGAACTAGACTCAGACGATCGATTACAAGTTGACCCTTTATGCCCAAAAAATGAAAATGAAAAGAATATTCATGTAATAAAAGAAGTTCTTCCAAATAACGATAATTTGGCGTCGATTGGAAAGCTAGCTGCCGGGATCGTGCATGAAATCAGAAATCCGCTTACAGCTGTAAAAGGATTTATCCAGCTGCTAAAACCTTATTTAACGGAAATAGGCAAAGAATATTACGCTGATGTTGCCCTTGAGGAAATTAACCGAACAAATGAAATTATTTTTGAATTCTTAAATAATGCGAAACCAAACGAACGAATGAAACGGCCTGCACATTTAAATAAGATTATCAAGGATGTAGTCATTTTATATAAGAGTGAAGCCATCTTAAGAAATATTAAAATTACAGTCGAATACGATGAGAAGGATACTGTGCTGCAATTGGAAGAAAAGCAATTAAAGCATATCTTAACAAATATCTTGAATAATGCGATCGAAGCACTCAATGACCGAGAAGATGGCGTGCAAGGTTTCATTCATATTGCAGCAAAATCATTTGAAGACCATGCAGTTATTGCTATTGAAGATAATGGGTGTGGAATGAGTAAGGAAACACAGGAACGCTTGTTTCTCCCTTTTTATTCAACAAAAGAAAATGGAACCGGGATAGGAATGCCTTTGTGTAAAAAAATTATTGAGGAAAACGGAGGGCACATCGAAATCTCCAGTACCGTAAATACAGGAACTACCATTAAAGTCCTTCTGCCGGTTTTTCAGGAGGCTAAATTGACGTCAATTGTTTAA
- a CDS encoding NAD(P)H-hydrate dehydratase has translation MYIVTAAEMYEIDRDTTEQIGISADSLMENAGQALFHKLREHIPRSARVAVLAGKGNNGGDGLVIARMFKSYGYDVDVWLVPPKEKVKGAAKTALEVYERSGYDWKPYEGNEQVFAAHILQYDVIIDALLGIGIKGEVRPPYKEIIKLVNRSNAAVYAIDIPSGTPSDGGEVETAVCADATITIQCPKLGAYTFPTADYYGELLLVDIGIPPLAVKRNAVPRFVWKEDDVVRTMPKRKRSSHKGTHGKLLVIGGSRQMTGAVTFTAKAALRSGAGLLTMAVPDDIYSVVANRVPEAMYYPCPAKDGAFSGVMDVSSLDIDAIAVGPGMGRTDGTRQLVRTLLKQPVPLVIDADALFFWDDYAELIRERKAATVVTPHSGEMARMLHMSIRDVEQDRFGLAKKLATAYGIYVVLKGPYTIVTTPDGSHYVNTTGNPALAKGGSGDVLTGMIAAFLLQHDSAQAAISNAVWVHGQAADWLVERGHSQWDVLASDLIEAIPAVHSYVQEKQ, from the coding sequence ATGTATATTGTTACAGCCGCAGAAATGTACGAAATCGACCGCGACACGACTGAACAAATCGGCATCAGCGCCGATTCATTGATGGAAAACGCCGGGCAGGCACTGTTTCATAAGCTGCGTGAACACATTCCCCGTTCGGCGCGGGTAGCGGTGCTAGCCGGGAAAGGCAACAACGGCGGCGACGGATTGGTTATCGCAAGAATGTTTAAAAGCTATGGCTATGATGTGGATGTATGGCTTGTTCCGCCAAAAGAAAAGGTGAAAGGAGCAGCGAAAACGGCACTTGAGGTGTATGAACGTTCCGGATATGACTGGAAACCATATGAGGGAAATGAACAAGTGTTTGCCGCACATATTTTACAATATGATGTCATCATTGACGCCTTGCTTGGTATTGGAATCAAAGGGGAGGTACGGCCGCCGTATAAAGAGATCATTAAGCTTGTCAACCGTTCGAACGCTGCTGTCTATGCGATCGATATTCCGAGCGGAACGCCGTCGGACGGAGGAGAGGTCGAAACCGCCGTTTGCGCCGATGCCACAATTACGATTCAATGTCCGAAACTAGGGGCGTATACGTTCCCGACAGCAGACTATTACGGTGAACTTCTTCTTGTTGATATCGGCATTCCTCCGCTTGCCGTCAAGCGGAATGCCGTGCCACGTTTTGTATGGAAAGAGGACGATGTCGTGCGGACAATGCCAAAAAGAAAACGGTCATCTCATAAAGGAACGCACGGAAAACTTTTAGTGATTGGCGGTTCGCGGCAGATGACAGGAGCGGTAACATTTACGGCCAAAGCGGCGCTGCGAAGCGGAGCGGGATTATTAACGATGGCGGTGCCGGATGACATTTATTCCGTTGTCGCCAACCGTGTTCCGGAAGCAATGTACTATCCGTGTCCAGCGAAGGATGGGGCGTTTTCCGGCGTCATGGATGTGTCTTCTCTAGATATCGATGCGATCGCGGTTGGCCCAGGAATGGGAAGAACGGATGGTACACGGCAGCTTGTCCGGACTTTATTGAAGCAGCCTGTGCCGCTTGTAATCGATGCCGACGCGCTCTTTTTCTGGGACGATTATGCTGAATTGATCCGTGAACGAAAAGCGGCAACAGTGGTTACCCCGCATTCCGGAGAAATGGCGCGCATGCTTCATATGTCGATTCGCGATGTCGAACAAGATCGGTTCGGCCTTGCAAAGAAACTGGCGACAGCGTACGGCATCTATGTCGTTTTAAAAGGACCGTATACAATCGTCACCACGCCGGACGGTTCACACTATGTCAATACAACCGGAAATCCAGCGTTGGCGAAAGGCGGAAGCGGAGATGTGCTGACGGGGATGATTGCCGCATTTTTGTTGCAGCACGATTCAGCTCAAGCCGCGATCAGCAATGCCGTCTGGGTGCATGGCCAAGCAGCGGATTGGCTTGTCGAGCGCGGCCATTCGCAATGGGACGTTCTAGCCAGCGATTTGATCGAAGCCATTCCGGCAGTGCATTCATATGTGCAGGAAAAACAATAG